The proteins below are encoded in one region of Pseudomonadota bacterium:
- a CDS encoding beta-eliminating lyase-related protein: MYFGSDNWAGAAPEVTDALRAASSGFAASYGADDLTSQLKDTLGAFFDRQVDVFCTATGSGANMLALSAITRPGGAILAHRDAHILVDEACGPESLVGMKLHKLQGRQGRISARDVLDGLAAYPDGAIYRGRVIAVSMTQATEFGTTYCVMDVAAIGSIARRNGVFLHMDGARFCNALVAQDVAPSAMTHEAGVDMLSLGFTKNGAWASEMVVSFRPDLHDDLAYRNKQMGQVFSKNRFAAAQALAMLRDDTWKRLASHANTMAADLSNGLSALPGCRLAAPTEVNEVFAIVPNTMADSLASAGAIFAPWPSDAADDGARPADDETLIRLVTSFATTQDHVDHFLEAASRSKAA, translated from the coding sequence ATGTATTTTGGAAGTGACAACTGGGCAGGCGCAGCACCGGAGGTGACCGATGCTCTGCGTGCGGCGTCCTCTGGGTTCGCCGCATCCTATGGCGCCGATGACCTGACCAGCCAACTCAAGGACACGTTGGGCGCTTTTTTTGACCGGCAAGTCGATGTTTTTTGCACGGCCACGGGATCGGGCGCGAACATGTTGGCGCTGAGCGCCATCACGCGACCCGGTGGAGCGATTCTCGCCCATCGTGACGCCCACATTCTGGTCGATGAAGCCTGCGGGCCAGAATCGCTTGTTGGCATGAAGTTGCACAAACTGCAGGGACGTCAGGGCCGTATCAGCGCCCGCGATGTACTTGACGGATTGGCTGCCTATCCCGACGGTGCGATCTATCGTGGACGGGTAATCGCTGTCTCGATGACCCAGGCAACCGAGTTTGGCACCACGTATTGTGTCATGGATGTTGCCGCCATCGGCTCGATTGCGCGTCGTAACGGCGTGTTCCTACACATGGATGGTGCGCGTTTTTGCAACGCCTTGGTGGCGCAAGATGTTGCCCCCAGCGCGATGACCCATGAGGCGGGCGTGGATATGCTCTCTCTCGGCTTCACCAAAAACGGCGCCTGGGCATCCGAGATGGTGGTCAGTTTCAGGCCTGATCTCCACGACGATCTTGCGTATCGCAACAAGCAGATGGGCCAAGTGTTTTCAAAGAACCGGTTTGCTGCCGCACAAGCGCTGGCGATGTTGCGCGACGACACCTGGAAGAGGCTTGCCAGCCACGCCAATACGATGGCGGCCGACCTATCGAATGGCTTGTCAGCGCTGCCAGGTTGCCGGCTCGCCGCGCCAACTGAAGTCAATGAGGTTTTCGCGATCGTCCCAAATACAATGGCGGATAGCCTGGCGAGCGCAGGTGCGATCTTTGCGCCCTGGCCGTCGGACGCAGCGGACGATGGCGCTCGGCCAGCAGACGATGAGACCCTGATACGTCTCGTCACCAGCTTTGCGACGACGCAAGATCATGTCGATCACTTTCTCGAAGCCGCAAGCCGCAGCAAGGCCGCTTAG
- a CDS encoding DoxX family protein: MASLDTHAVGQMADDDQNRTGPLGTVIALHNRLFGVLERATSAWLPGALARFTFAAVLFGYYWNAAQTKLDGGLFSLSIGAYAQIVPPVIEAVGYDVTQIAWPWTLLVYAGTYAEFLLPILVTIGLFTRLSSLGMLGFIVVQSYVDVAFHGVADADIGAWFDRFQNAIILDQRLLWAFPLIYLVIKGPGLLSADSVLGRALKRER; this comes from the coding sequence ATGGCCAGCCTTGACACACACGCCGTCGGCCAGATGGCTGATGACGATCAAAACAGAACAGGCCCTCTTGGCACCGTAATCGCTCTTCACAATCGGTTATTCGGCGTTCTTGAGCGTGCAACGTCCGCTTGGCTTCCTGGTGCGTTGGCGCGCTTCACGTTCGCCGCCGTGTTGTTCGGGTATTACTGGAATGCCGCGCAGACCAAGTTGGATGGTGGTCTGTTTTCCCTGTCCATCGGTGCCTATGCGCAGATTGTTCCGCCTGTGATTGAGGCGGTAGGGTATGACGTCACACAGATAGCGTGGCCCTGGACCCTGCTGGTCTATGCAGGAACCTACGCCGAGTTTCTCCTGCCGATTTTGGTGACGATTGGTTTGTTCACCCGTTTATCGTCCTTGGGCATGCTCGGTTTCATTGTCGTCCAATCCTACGTTGATGTTGCCTTCCATGGCGTTGCCGACGCCGATATCGGGGCATGGTTCGACCGTTTCCAGAATGCGATCATTCTTGATCAACGCCTCCTGTGGGCTTTTCCCCTGATCTATCTTGTTATCAAGGGACCAGGTCTTCTTTCCGCCGATAGCGTGTTGGGTCGGGCGCTGAAACGCGAACGCTGA
- a CDS encoding DNA-binding domain-containing protein: MSLDAMTHGGPSDDQSVFAQAVLDPDAPVPAGIARANGANPEEAFAVYRNNVMSSLIEALADSFPITVKLIGDEPARAVMAGFARTHPPRTAILAEFGADFPDFLANHPVSASRPFLADLARLEMLQLGAYHAADAPCLDGATLATVDPETLSRGHLLVHPAVRLLNTKFAIVSVHAIEKAANSGADLGDARARLDINRPEHAIVTRPVYEPIVRAVSPGGYAFFAACKGSDTFADAAEKAFEVQPDFDLQATLALGLSVGAFRAFSAETPSPSPKHTA, translated from the coding sequence ATGTCGCTTGATGCAATGACACACGGCGGACCTTCCGACGACCAGTCCGTGTTCGCGCAGGCTGTGCTCGACCCCGATGCGCCCGTTCCGGCAGGGATTGCGCGTGCTAACGGGGCAAACCCCGAGGAAGCGTTCGCCGTTTACCGAAACAATGTGATGTCCAGCCTGATTGAGGCGCTTGCCGACAGCTTTCCCATAACAGTGAAGCTCATTGGAGATGAGCCTGCCCGAGCAGTTATGGCAGGCTTTGCGCGCACACACCCGCCACGAACCGCAATTCTTGCCGAGTTTGGGGCCGATTTTCCGGACTTTCTCGCAAACCATCCGGTTTCTGCCTCGCGACCTTTCCTCGCCGATCTTGCGCGTCTTGAGATGCTGCAGTTGGGCGCATACCACGCGGCTGACGCGCCTTGCCTTGATGGGGCGACGCTGGCCACAGTCGATCCAGAGACCCTTTCGAGAGGGCATTTGCTCGTCCATCCAGCGGTTCGACTGCTCAATACCAAGTTCGCCATCGTCAGTGTTCATGCCATCGAAAAAGCTGCAAACTCCGGCGCGGACCTCGGGGATGCCCGAGCGCGCCTTGATATCAATCGACCGGAACATGCCATCGTCACCCGCCCGGTGTACGAACCAATCGTGCGGGCAGTAAGTCCTGGCGGATATGCCTTTTTCGCCGCCTGCAAAGGGAGCGACACCTTCGCCGACGCGGCGGAAAAAGCGTTCGAGGTTCAACCGGATTTCGATCTGCAGGCCACGCTGGCGTTAGGCTTGTCCGTAGGCGCCTTCAGGGCTTTCTCGGCCGAAACACCTTCACCTTCGCCCAAACACACCGCATAA
- a CDS encoding DUF692 domain-containing protein, whose product MPAPMITDSDAGLGFKHAHAEEIMAGRHDVRWFEVHPENYMGAGGLPHRMLTDLRQRYGLSLHGVGLSIGGEGRLDSDHLARLAELNRRYQPDLFSEHLAWSSHDESYLNDLLPVPYTEETLQRVCDHIDEAQTALGRTILLENPSTYVVFETSEMEETEFLTQIARRTGCGLLLDVNNVFVSATNHATSPQAYLDAFPVQHVGEVHLAGHASVMLTDGAPLLIDAHDREVADPVWELYGSLIERMGARPTLVEWDTDIPAFPVLQKEAARAQAVLDRQSPLLGRRHVA is encoded by the coding sequence ATGCCCGCTCCAATGATCACCGATAGTGATGCCGGCCTCGGCTTCAAGCACGCCCATGCCGAAGAGATAATGGCCGGTAGACACGATGTCCGCTGGTTCGAGGTACACCCCGAAAACTATATGGGTGCTGGTGGTTTGCCCCACCGGATGCTCACTGATTTGCGCCAGCGCTATGGGCTTTCACTGCACGGTGTCGGTCTGTCGATCGGAGGCGAGGGCCGCTTGGATTCCGACCATCTTGCGCGCCTGGCAGAACTTAACCGACGCTATCAGCCCGACCTGTTTTCAGAACATTTGGCATGGTCGAGCCATGATGAAAGCTACTTGAACGACCTTCTGCCCGTCCCGTACACCGAGGAGACGTTGCAACGCGTTTGCGATCACATCGACGAAGCGCAGACCGCGCTCGGTCGGACGATCCTGCTTGAAAACCCTTCTACATATGTCGTCTTCGAGACGTCCGAGATGGAAGAGACTGAGTTCCTTACCCAGATCGCGCGGCGTACTGGATGTGGTTTGCTTCTCGATGTGAACAATGTGTTTGTTTCGGCAACCAATCATGCCACCTCGCCGCAAGCCTATCTCGATGCTTTCCCTGTGCAGCATGTCGGAGAGGTGCATCTGGCCGGGCACGCGTCGGTCATGTTGACCGATGGAGCGCCCCTTCTGATTGACGCGCATGATCGCGAAGTGGCAGATCCGGTTTGGGAGCTCTACGGCTCGCTGATCGAGCGTATGGGTGCGCGCCCCACGCTGGTTGAATGGGACACCGATATTCCTGCTTTCCCGGTGCTTCAGAAGGAAGCTGCGCGAGCGCAAGCGGTCCTTGATCGCCAAAGTCCGCTGCTTGGCCGTCGCCATGTCGCTTGA
- a CDS encoding DUF2282 domain-containing protein, translating into MSLTRRTVSAAVLAAAAVGAAASVTAVAPAHAQGQEKCYGISIAGANDCAAGPGTTCAGTSTVDYQGNAWTFVPTGTCEQYGSASMSDDELFLPDGRMGSLTELDRDLPA; encoded by the coding sequence ATGAGCCTCACCCGACGTACCGTTTCCGCCGCCGTTCTCGCAGCTGCTGCTGTTGGCGCCGCCGCTTCCGTAACCGCCGTTGCTCCGGCCCATGCTCAAGGCCAAGAGAAATGTTATGGCATTTCAATTGCTGGTGCTAATGACTGCGCTGCAGGCCCGGGCACCACTTGTGCTGGCACATCGACGGTTGACTATCAGGGCAACGCCTGGACGTTCGTTCCAACCGGCACTTGCGAGCAGTATGGCTCTGCCAGCATGTCAGACGATGAGCTCTTCCTGCCGGATGGCCGTATGGGCTCCCTGACCGAACTCGATCGCGACCTGCCTGCATAA
- a CDS encoding lytic murein transglycosylase, with protein sequence MLSFDVVFPRELWRRCWVTFAALLVLIPMTAKHAQADVGFQTWITQFKSEARSIGIPPQLISRAFAGVTSPDPEVLRAAMSQPEFVRPLWEYLDSAVSRARIDDGQEMLRRYATELDRIEQATGVSKYVIVAIWGIESSYGAVLDNRGVVRPVIRSLATLGYSDPDRSEFGRRQLIAALQILQRGDTTADNLFGSWAGAMGHTQFIPTTYLEYSGDYDGDGRSDIWENVPDALFSTANYLRQSGWVAGHTWGYEVRVPAGFDWQLADETTERSLAEWQQLGIARASGSAFPRPDDRATLMAPTGARGPAFLMLRNFDVIKVYNNSTSYALAVGHLADRLKGFGGFRSSFPRDVEPLSRDEVRRLQMLLTQRGFPTDGVDGKIGPNTRGAIRDFQASVGLTPDGFASSALLGRLSGS encoded by the coding sequence ATGCTATCTTTCGATGTGGTTTTCCCGCGTGAACTGTGGCGGCGCTGTTGGGTAACGTTTGCGGCGCTTTTGGTCCTCATACCCATGACTGCGAAGCACGCGCAGGCCGATGTCGGCTTTCAAACGTGGATCACGCAGTTCAAGTCCGAAGCACGCAGCATTGGTATACCTCCGCAGCTTATTTCGCGTGCCTTTGCCGGTGTGACGTCGCCAGACCCAGAAGTCCTTCGAGCGGCGATGTCGCAGCCGGAGTTTGTGCGCCCGCTTTGGGAATACCTTGATAGTGCCGTCTCGCGCGCGCGCATCGACGATGGTCAGGAAATGCTCCGCCGGTATGCGACCGAACTGGATCGCATTGAGCAGGCTACAGGGGTCTCGAAGTACGTCATTGTTGCCATTTGGGGCATTGAATCATCGTATGGCGCCGTCCTGGACAATCGCGGCGTTGTGCGACCGGTCATTCGCTCGCTGGCAACGCTGGGGTACAGTGACCCCGATCGCAGCGAGTTTGGTCGCAGGCAGCTCATAGCCGCCTTGCAGATTTTGCAGCGTGGCGACACCACCGCCGACAATTTGTTCGGTAGTTGGGCGGGCGCTATGGGCCATACTCAGTTCATTCCGACCACATACCTCGAGTATTCTGGCGATTATGATGGTGATGGGCGCTCGGATATCTGGGAAAATGTGCCCGATGCGCTGTTCTCAACAGCGAACTATCTGCGGCAATCCGGTTGGGTAGCGGGCCACACGTGGGGCTATGAAGTGCGGGTTCCAGCGGGCTTTGACTGGCAGCTGGCCGACGAGACCACAGAACGGTCGCTCGCAGAATGGCAGCAGCTTGGTATAGCGCGAGCGAGCGGAAGTGCATTTCCTAGGCCAGATGATCGGGCAACGTTGATGGCACCAACGGGCGCGCGGGGTCCCGCTTTTCTGATGCTGCGCAACTTTGATGTCATCAAGGTCTACAACAACTCCACCAGTTACGCGCTCGCAGTTGGTCATCTGGCTGATCGGCTGAAGGGATTTGGCGGGTTTCGCAGCAGCTTTCCTCGCGATGTCGAACCCCTGAGCCGCGACGAGGTTCGCCGGTTACAGATGCTTCTGACGCAGCGTGGTTTCCCTACCGATGGCGTAGATGGAAAGATTGGCCCCAATACACGCGGTGCGATCAGGGACTTTCAGGCTTCCGTCGGTCTCACGCCAGATGGCTTTGCCTCATCGGCGCTGCTGGGCCGGCTCAGCGGCAGCTGA
- the galE gene encoding UDP-glucose 4-epimerase GalE, whose protein sequence is MAVLVTGGAGYIGSHMVHALVDRGERVVVVDNLTTGFKPNLPEDAVLAVGDVGDQIFLEALIREHEVDAIVHFAGSIVVPESVSDPLGYYANNTVKSRSLMAAAVNGGVRHFIFSSTAAVYGMPSSDIVEEGMPTVPISPYGASKLMTEMMLADTAHAHDFAYTALRYFNVAGADPDGRTGQSTPKATHLIKVATQAALGQRSHVDIFGSDYATEDGTGVRDYIHVTDLISAHCLALDRLRDGGDSLVANCGYGRGYSVRQVIDAVQRVSGTSFDVREAPRRAGDPAALVARADRARQALGWSPAYDDLDTIVGHALSWEARLYGRNEMKA, encoded by the coding sequence ATGGCCGTTTTGGTGACCGGAGGGGCGGGGTATATCGGCTCTCATATGGTTCATGCGCTTGTCGATCGCGGCGAACGGGTCGTCGTTGTGGACAATCTCACCACAGGCTTCAAACCAAATCTTCCTGAGGACGCGGTCCTCGCCGTTGGCGATGTCGGTGATCAGATTTTCCTTGAGGCGCTGATACGAGAGCATGAAGTGGATGCCATCGTTCATTTCGCTGGCTCCATCGTTGTGCCAGAGTCGGTTTCCGATCCGCTGGGCTATTATGCGAACAACACCGTCAAATCACGGTCGCTTATGGCTGCGGCGGTGAATGGCGGTGTCCGGCACTTCATTTTCTCTTCGACCGCCGCTGTTTATGGAATGCCGAGCAGTGACATCGTCGAAGAAGGCATGCCCACCGTCCCCATCTCGCCCTACGGTGCATCGAAGCTGATGACCGAGATGATGCTCGCTGATACGGCACATGCCCACGATTTTGCCTACACGGCACTGCGCTACTTCAATGTTGCGGGCGCTGATCCGGATGGCCGCACGGGACAATCGACGCCCAAGGCGACGCATCTGATCAAAGTCGCCACACAGGCCGCACTGGGCCAACGCAGCCATGTCGACATTTTCGGTAGCGATTATGCGACCGAGGACGGAACCGGGGTCCGCGATTACATTCACGTGACCGATCTGATCTCGGCCCACTGTTTGGCGCTCGATCGGTTGCGCGATGGTGGCGATAGTCTGGTCGCTAATTGTGGGTACGGGCGCGGGTACTCGGTCAGGCAAGTGATTGACGCCGTGCAGCGTGTGTCAGGCACGTCGTTTGACGTGCGTGAGGCGCCACGGCGTGCCGGCGACCCCGCTGCGTTGGTGGCGCGTGCAGATCGTGCGCGACAGGCGCTTGGCTGGTCGCCCGCATATGATGATTTGGACACAATCGTGGGCCACGCGCTTAGCTGGGAAGCGCGCCTGTATGGTCGAAATGAAATGAAAGCCTAA
- the galU gene encoding UTP--glucose-1-phosphate uridylyltransferase GalU, with protein sequence MTRKIRKAVFPVAGLGTRFLPATKAMPKEMLTVVDRPVIQYVFEEARDAGIEHFIFVTGRNKSVIEDHFDIQVELRDTLGKRGKFKELESLDAQMPAAGSVSYTRQQEPLGLGHAIWCAREMVGDEPFAVLLPDMIMQSKRGCLSQMMDLYEASGGNVVSVEECTPEEASKYGIVGRGEDVSGGFAITEMVEKPAPGTAPSNFYITGRYLLQPEVMSILENQAAGAGGEIQLTDAMLALHENQDFFAMPFVGTTYDCGSKAGFLAANVAFALSRPDIAPDFQDALRDIISARAAE encoded by the coding sequence ATGACCCGCAAAATCCGCAAGGCAGTGTTTCCTGTTGCAGGCTTGGGCACCCGGTTCCTTCCTGCGACCAAAGCTATGCCCAAGGAAATGCTGACGGTCGTTGATCGCCCTGTGATTCAATATGTCTTCGAGGAAGCGCGGGACGCCGGTATCGAGCATTTTATCTTTGTGACGGGTCGAAACAAATCGGTAATCGAAGATCATTTCGACATTCAGGTGGAACTCCGAGACACGCTTGGGAAACGGGGCAAATTTAAGGAGCTGGAATCGTTGGACGCGCAGATGCCGGCCGCGGGATCGGTGAGCTACACACGTCAACAGGAGCCGCTGGGCCTCGGACATGCGATCTGGTGCGCGCGCGAAATGGTCGGAGACGAGCCCTTCGCCGTGCTGTTGCCCGACATGATCATGCAGTCCAAGCGTGGCTGCCTGAGCCAGATGATGGATCTCTATGAAGCCTCCGGCGGCAACGTGGTCTCAGTTGAGGAATGCACGCCTGAAGAAGCGTCCAAGTATGGCATTGTAGGTCGCGGTGAGGATGTCAGTGGCGGGTTCGCGATAACCGAGATGGTAGAAAAGCCCGCACCGGGGACCGCGCCCTCGAACTTTTATATTACCGGGCGCTACCTCCTTCAGCCGGAAGTGATGAGCATCTTGGAGAATCAGGCAGCGGGCGCAGGTGGAGAAATCCAGCTCACAGACGCAATGCTTGCGCTTCATGAGAACCAGGACTTCTTTGCCATGCCCTTTGTCGGCACGACCTATGACTGCGGCTCAAAAGCAGGGTTCTTGGCTGCCAACGTAGCGTTTGCCCTGTCCCGGCCGGATATTGCACCCGATTTCCAAGACGCGTTGCGCGACATCATCTCCGCCCGCGCTGCAGAGTAG
- a CDS encoding outer membrane beta-barrel protein — protein MSVIQFLACGGALRCRAHVKSMLAVALALGIVSPAVGQDIDPPTAASAGVGEQIIDPDAPLFAPRRPVGADEPIRPGEEIADPDDPRIFDDSQAQRTAAQTARDRLVPRGGLRRLEDDDPAGETQPGDRFRTATQVRADALSEEQLERLRRFSVVDDDALVTGGFASDDAADQGAALRGGFDAEEEDPFSPLGIRRGPLTWFPAIDVLVGYDSNPDEAANARDVRTLRLAPQLRVETDWRRHGFNAELVGSILVYDDDRDVEASFDANADLRLDVGRETVANLRGTYVLDGEDIGDVNAVNTASDRTLTHEIGAEGSIERRFGPIAVTAAGRATRFLFDETDLTGGGTQNNDDRERTDLGASLRLERADGPILRPFVEGAVLLRRFDDSVDRNGFERDSLGYGLRGGLTIADGAPLRGSVSVGLVGETFDDAALDDVTTLDVQAALTWDVTGLTSVTLDLGTELDPTTVSGSGVSITRSAAVGVSHQLRRDLEVRLGASVSEEEISGAGTDETTYTGTAGVTWNLSRVVAFRVDGTYSHQRQSPDDIDRFTIEAGVTLRR, from the coding sequence ATGAGCGTGATCCAATTTCTTGCTTGCGGTGGCGCATTGCGATGCCGAGCGCACGTCAAATCTATGCTCGCCGTAGCGCTCGCCTTGGGTATCGTCTCACCCGCTGTAGGGCAGGACATTGATCCGCCTACTGCTGCTTCGGCCGGGGTTGGTGAGCAAATTATCGATCCTGACGCTCCCCTATTTGCACCGCGCAGACCCGTGGGTGCCGACGAACCTATCCGTCCGGGTGAGGAGATCGCCGACCCCGACGATCCCCGCATTTTTGACGATAGCCAAGCTCAGCGGACCGCTGCGCAAACAGCGCGTGATCGTTTGGTGCCGCGAGGCGGATTGCGCAGGCTTGAGGACGATGATCCTGCCGGTGAGACACAGCCGGGGGATCGGTTCCGAACTGCCACGCAGGTTCGTGCCGATGCGTTATCGGAAGAACAGCTGGAGCGGTTGCGTCGGTTCTCAGTCGTTGACGACGACGCGTTGGTCACGGGCGGCTTCGCGTCCGATGACGCAGCAGACCAAGGTGCTGCGCTCCGCGGCGGGTTTGATGCCGAAGAGGAGGACCCGTTCTCGCCACTGGGAATTCGCCGTGGCCCGCTTACATGGTTTCCAGCAATTGATGTCCTGGTAGGCTACGATAGCAATCCGGACGAAGCCGCAAACGCACGGGACGTACGGACCTTGCGCCTCGCGCCGCAATTGCGCGTCGAGACCGATTGGAGACGGCACGGATTCAATGCCGAACTGGTTGGATCGATCCTTGTGTATGACGATGATCGCGATGTTGAAGCGAGCTTCGATGCAAACGCGGACCTGCGCCTCGATGTTGGTCGTGAGACGGTCGCCAACTTGCGGGGAACCTATGTTCTCGATGGTGAAGACATTGGCGATGTCAATGCCGTCAACACCGCATCCGACCGAACATTGACTCATGAGATTGGCGCGGAAGGATCAATCGAGCGTCGCTTTGGGCCTATTGCGGTTACCGCGGCAGGGCGTGCTACGCGTTTCTTGTTTGATGAGACCGACCTGACCGGAGGCGGGACGCAAAACAACGATGACCGGGAGCGTACCGATCTCGGCGCGTCGCTTCGCCTTGAACGCGCAGATGGTCCAATCCTTCGTCCCTTCGTGGAGGGCGCGGTCCTGTTGCGCCGGTTTGACGATAGCGTCGATCGCAACGGGTTTGAGCGCGATAGCCTGGGCTATGGGCTGCGCGGCGGTTTGACGATTGCTGATGGTGCGCCCCTGCGCGGCAGCGTTTCGGTTGGCCTCGTCGGTGAGACGTTCGATGATGCGGCACTTGATGATGTGACCACCCTCGATGTGCAGGCCGCGCTCACATGGGACGTCACGGGTTTGACCAGTGTCACGCTCGACCTTGGTACCGAACTTGATCCAACCACCGTTAGCGGTTCTGGTGTTAGCATAACCCGATCCGCAGCGGTCGGTGTCAGCCATCAGCTTCGGCGTGACCTTGAGGTTCGGCTGGGAGCATCCGTTAGCGAGGAGGAGATTTCCGGTGCCGGAACCGATGAGACAACGTACACTGGAACGGCCGGCGTCACCTGGAACCTGTCGAGGGTCGTAGCGTTTCGCGTCGATGGAACGTACTCGCATCAGCGCCAGTCGCCCGATGATATCGACCGCTTTACGATTGAAGCTGGCGTAACGCTTCGCCGCTAG
- a CDS encoding MotA/TolQ/ExbB proton channel family protein — MDLATIIGIVAGLAVVVTAMLLGGSIGQFIDLPSLLIVFGGGFAATLIRFPLSGIGQALVLGGKTAFTHKKSNPVELVEEIAELGDVARKNGPLGLESVEVSHPMLQKGTQYVTDGFDPAFIRESLERERDLSLERLTEGQRVFKALGDSAPAFGMIGTLVGLVQLLANMDDPSTIGPAMAIALLTTMYGAILANLVCLPIADKLESKFAVEEVNLSLIIDGVGQIRENKSPALIREMLLAYLPEKARTELAEAA; from the coding sequence ATGGATCTTGCAACCATCATCGGCATCGTTGCCGGCCTCGCCGTCGTCGTCACCGCCATGCTTTTGGGCGGCAGTATCGGCCAATTCATCGATCTGCCCTCTCTGCTGATCGTTTTCGGTGGCGGCTTTGCTGCAACGCTGATCCGGTTTCCTCTTTCTGGTATCGGTCAAGCCTTGGTGCTTGGCGGCAAGACGGCCTTCACCCACAAAAAATCCAATCCCGTTGAGCTCGTTGAAGAAATTGCGGAGCTCGGCGATGTTGCTCGCAAGAACGGTCCACTTGGCCTTGAAAGCGTGGAGGTCTCACACCCCATGCTTCAAAAGGGGACGCAATATGTCACCGATGGCTTTGATCCTGCGTTCATCCGCGAGAGCCTTGAGCGTGAACGCGACCTTTCGCTTGAACGGCTGACTGAGGGGCAACGCGTCTTCAAGGCGCTGGGCGATTCTGCGCCCGCCTTCGGAATGATCGGTACTCTGGTGGGTCTTGTTCAGTTGTTGGCAAACATGGACGATCCCTCGACCATTGGTCCAGCCATGGCGATCGCCCTGCTGACCACCATGTATGGCGCCATCTTAGCCAACCTCGTCTGCCTTCCCATCGCCGACAAACTTGAATCGAAGTTTGCGGTGGAAGAGGTGAACTTGTCGCTGATCATCGATGGCGTTGGCCAGATCAGAGAAAATAAAAGCCCTGCGCTGATCCGGGAAATGCTGCTGGCCTACCTGCCTGAAAAAGCCCGTACAGAGTTGGCCGAAGCGGCGTAG
- a CDS encoding flagellar motor protein MotB → MARRAKAKGGVPEWLVTFADLMSILVCFFVLIISFSIQDQQKLQVVAGSMRDAFGSQDVVRRAGMIEMEGAPMRDYVRRVGIVVQPEDSEFANERHDMRPLQGPEANTHTIEQAESEIPRRFATAAASLRQAWQTLPEITELSQHLIIEENKDGLNVSLVDQDGRSMFPEGSRFPYETTRLLLARMAPVLRQFPYRLQISGHTALSTSPPLNSGYTDWELSADRANAARRILQESGIPPERFHSVVGRADSEPLFTNDPQLPANRRISILLMREEPPIPHDHEL, encoded by the coding sequence ATGGCGAGAAGGGCAAAAGCGAAGGGAGGTGTCCCTGAGTGGCTGGTGACATTTGCCGACCTGATGTCGATTCTTGTCTGCTTTTTCGTTCTGATCATCTCCTTTTCGATCCAGGATCAGCAGAAACTCCAAGTCGTTGCTGGCTCCATGCGCGACGCATTCGGTAGCCAGGATGTGGTGCGCAGAGCGGGAATGATCGAGATGGAAGGCGCGCCGATGCGGGACTATGTGCGCCGCGTCGGCATCGTGGTGCAACCGGAGGATTCCGAATTTGCCAACGAGCGCCACGATATGCGCCCATTGCAAGGACCCGAAGCCAATACGCACACGATCGAACAGGCAGAATCGGAAATCCCACGGCGCTTCGCCACCGCCGCTGCCAGCCTGCGCCAAGCTTGGCAGACGCTTCCCGAGATCACCGAGCTGTCGCAGCATCTGATTATCGAAGAGAACAAGGACGGGCTGAATGTCTCGCTGGTCGATCAGGATGGCCGGTCAATGTTCCCGGAGGGATCGCGCTTCCCTTATGAGACTACACGTCTTCTTCTTGCGCGGATGGCGCCTGTGCTTCGGCAGTTCCCCTACCGTTTGCAGATTTCCGGTCACACCGCGCTGTCTACCAGTCCACCCCTTAATAGTGGCTACACCGATTGGGAGCTGTCTGCAGACCGGGCCAACGCCGCGCGGCGAATCTTGCAGGAATCTGGTATTCCGCCCGAACGGTTCCATTCCGTGGTTGGCCGGGCTGATAGCGAACCGCTGTTCACCAACGATCCCCAACTACCGGCAAACCGCCGAATCTCAATTCTCTTGATGCGCGAAGAGCCGCCGATACCCCACGATCACGAGCTGTGA